One window of Dethiosulfovibrio russensis genomic DNA carries:
- the rpsI gene encoding 30S ribosomal protein S9, translating into MQTSFTWGTGRRKNAIARVRIASGEGTVRINDREVEEYFPRLCWMAQALEPLKTAGIEGKVDVFVNAHGGGLTGQAGAVRLGIARALIKMNPELRPILKKAGMLCRDSRMVERKKYGQKGARAKYQFSKR; encoded by the coding sequence ATGCAGACTTCATTCACCTGGGGAACCGGTAGGCGTAAGAACGCCATCGCTAGGGTTCGTATCGCTTCCGGCGAGGGAACCGTCAGGATAAACGACAGAGAGGTGGAAGAGTACTTCCCCAGGCTCTGTTGGATGGCTCAGGCCCTTGAACCCCTCAAGACGGCGGGTATCGAGGGGAAAGTGGATGTTTTCGTTAACGCTCACGGCGGCGGGTTGACCGGTCAGGCCGGAGCTGTGAGGCTCGGAATTGCGAGAGCCCTCATAAAGATGAACCCCGAGCTCAGGCCTATACTCAAGAAGGCCGGTATGCTCTGCAGGGACTCCCGTATGGTCGAGCGTAAAAAGTACGGCCAGAAGGGTGCCCGCGCGAAGTACCAGTTCTCCAAGCGTTAA
- the rdgB gene encoding RdgB/HAM1 family non-canonical purine NTP pyrophosphatase, whose amino-acid sequence MRLRKMVIASGNRNKFEEFRDLLAPLGVDLIFGRDISSLDVEETGTSFLENASLKARSWAEETGFPALADDSGIEVNALDGRPGIYSARVASDDEGCRNWLLESLQGKSNRGARYTAALVLAFPDGKLWSVEGHCYGTVAQEPRGANGFGYDPIFVPEGYDMTFGELDPSIKARISHRAKASASFLKWLASAENMVQ is encoded by the coding sequence TTGCGTCTTCGTAAGATGGTAATAGCCAGTGGTAACAGAAATAAGTTCGAGGAGTTTCGGGATCTTCTGGCTCCTCTCGGAGTCGATCTGATTTTCGGTAGGGACATCTCGTCGCTTGACGTCGAGGAGACCGGCACTTCCTTTCTTGAGAACGCCTCGTTGAAGGCCAGATCGTGGGCTGAGGAAACCGGATTTCCCGCTCTTGCCGACGATAGTGGCATAGAGGTGAATGCCCTCGACGGTAGACCGGGCATATATTCCGCCAGGGTAGCCTCGGACGACGAAGGCTGTCGTAACTGGCTCTTGGAGTCCCTTCAGGGCAAATCCAACAGAGGTGCTAGATATACCGCTGCTCTAGTCTTGGCCTTCCCCGACGGGAAACTATGGTCGGTGGAGGGGCACTGTTATGGCACCGTAGCTCAGGAGCCCCGGGGGGCCAACGGTTTCGGCTACGATCCCATATTCGTGCCGGAAGGCTACGATATGACCTTCGGCGAGCTGGACCCGTCGATAAAGGCTCGCATATCTCATAGAGCGAAAGCGAGTGCGAGTTTTTTAAAGTGGCTTGCTTCGGCCGAAAATATGGTACAATAA
- a CDS encoding nicotinate phosphoribosyltransferase, which yields MGDRGISRLRDVAGLSVNRDRLASATHEEILKGETTDIYFVKTRDVLAAGGMLETPVVAEIFTRKPGIFAGLSEMLRLLEGQNLEIYALEEGDAFDSREVLVRVHGSYGSFGMLETVYLGMLASSTAWATAARECVDAAEGKPVLCFGARHVHPAVAPVMEKVAVTVGGCKAASCILGAKLAGMEPSGTVPHAAILIAGDTVKLAKLYDGTLSSEEPRLVLVDTFKDETEEALRVAKALEGRLSGVRLDTPGERGGVTPELVKELRWRLDKAGFPEVSIVASGGLNPDRIRVLSQAGVDSFGVGSYISNPSPMDMTMDIKEVDGVPIAKRGRLPGIMDNPRLKRVL from the coding sequence ATGGGCGATCGGGGCATATCCCGGCTCCGGGACGTAGCCGGTCTTTCCGTGAACAGGGATAGATTGGCCAGCGCGACCCACGAGGAGATACTAAAGGGAGAGACCACTGACATCTACTTCGTCAAAACCAGAGATGTCCTTGCGGCCGGAGGAATGTTGGAGACTCCGGTTGTCGCGGAGATCTTTACCAGAAAACCCGGTATCTTCGCCGGGCTTTCGGAGATGCTGCGGCTTCTGGAGGGGCAGAACCTGGAGATCTACGCTCTGGAAGAGGGGGATGCCTTCGATTCTAGGGAGGTTCTCGTTAGGGTTCACGGTTCCTATGGTTCTTTCGGGATGTTGGAGACGGTCTACCTCGGAATGTTGGCCAGCTCCACCGCCTGGGCGACCGCAGCCAGGGAATGCGTCGATGCTGCCGAGGGAAAACCGGTACTCTGTTTTGGAGCCAGGCATGTTCACCCGGCAGTTGCTCCGGTAATGGAGAAGGTCGCGGTCACGGTAGGGGGCTGTAAGGCAGCCAGCTGCATACTGGGAGCTAAACTGGCCGGTATGGAGCCCTCCGGAACCGTTCCCCATGCTGCCATACTCATAGCGGGGGATACCGTAAAGTTGGCGAAGCTATATGATGGAACCCTTTCTTCCGAGGAGCCGAGGCTCGTTTTAGTCGATACCTTTAAGGACGAGACAGAGGAAGCTCTGAGGGTCGCTAAGGCCCTGGAAGGGCGCCTTTCCGGTGTTCGTCTGGATACCCCTGGAGAGAGAGGCGGAGTCACTCCTGAGCTAGTAAAAGAGCTCAGATGGAGGCTGGACAAGGCGGGATTTCCCGAGGTCTCCATCGTTGCCTCCGGTGGACTTAATCCGGATAGAATAAGGGTTCTCTCCCAGGCGGGGGTGGACTCTTTCGGGGTGGGGAGCTATATCTCCAATCCCTCTCCTATGGATATGACAATGGACATCAAAGAGGTAGACGGGGTCCCTATCGCCAAGAGAGGCCGACTTCCTGGTATAATGGATAACCCAAGACTCAAGAGAGTTCTATAA
- the rplM gene encoding 50S ribosomal protein L13: protein MSDHRTFMAKKGAFQRGWYVVDATDKPLGRLAAQIAMVLMGKHKPTYTPHVDTGDFVIVVNAEKVKLTGRKVDKKVYRHSGYPGGLKETTYGEILAKHPERLIEKVVKGMVPRNKLQLSRKLKVYAGPNHPHAAQKPAEMEV, encoded by the coding sequence ATGAGCGACCACCGCACCTTCATGGCAAAAAAGGGCGCCTTCCAGCGTGGCTGGTACGTCGTAGACGCCACCGATAAACCTCTCGGACGTCTTGCCGCCCAAATAGCCATGGTTCTCATGGGCAAGCACAAGCCCACCTATACGCCTCACGTCGACACCGGCGATTTCGTGATAGTCGTAAACGCTGAAAAGGTAAAACTTACAGGACGTAAGGTCGATAAAAAAGTCTATCGCCATTCCGGTTATCCCGGCGGTCTCAAGGAGACCACCTACGGCGAGATTCTTGCGAAGCATCCGGAGCGCCTGATCGAGAAAGTGGTCAAGGGCATGGTCCCGAGGAACAAGCTTCAGTTGAGCCGCAAGCTCAAGGTGTATGCCGGACCCAATCATCCCCACGCGGCTCAGAAGCCCGCGGAGATGGAAGTTTAG
- a CDS encoding GerMN domain-containing protein, with the protein MRDDDRVRRSNRRSRLDRDRESSGGIVKWVVRLIAWGAVASIFFCLGYLSSGWLLNYLDGRGMGGQPDVVASKEQAEQLLDSSSGDGIQTLVDMGRHVAFPIYVPDGKGGLAKREVKIVSGLMEDDLSKVVNALLDGLVEKKVLASDVGLLHVFRDGETLFMDFNDPFEITLSKMSASEGNLLMTGIVRSVVENFMPVTRVQFMVEGKIEKSAGEVPLSMPWELRRKG; encoded by the coding sequence ATGAGAGACGACGATAGAGTTCGCCGCTCTAACCGAAGGAGTCGACTGGACAGGGACCGGGAAAGCTCCGGTGGAATCGTAAAATGGGTAGTCCGTCTTATAGCCTGGGGGGCCGTTGCCTCTATTTTCTTCTGCCTGGGCTATCTTTCCTCGGGGTGGCTCTTGAACTATCTTGACGGCCGGGGAATGGGAGGCCAGCCCGATGTGGTGGCCTCCAAGGAACAGGCGGAGCAGCTGCTGGATTCCTCTTCCGGAGATGGTATCCAGACCCTGGTCGATATGGGACGTCACGTGGCTTTTCCCATATATGTACCGGACGGCAAGGGCGGGTTGGCCAAAAGAGAGGTCAAAATAGTGTCTGGGCTCATGGAGGACGACCTGTCTAAGGTCGTAAATGCCCTTCTGGATGGACTGGTCGAGAAAAAGGTGTTGGCCTCGGACGTGGGGTTGCTTCACGTCTTTAGAGATGGAGAGACGCTTTTCATGGATTTTAATGACCCATTTGAGATAACTCTTTCCAAGATGTCCGCCTCTGAGGGAAACCTGCTCATGACCGGCATAGTCCGTTCGGTGGTAGAGAACTTCATGCCTGTTACGAGAGTTCAGTTCATGGTTGAGGGTAAGATCGAGAAATCCGCTGGAGAGGTCCCATTGTCTATGCCATGGGAGCTCAGACGGAAGGGTTGA
- a CDS encoding N-acetylmuramoyl-L-alanine amidase family protein yields the protein MLRWPGPKILITALCVFLLAGSAWAGWLLSENGNPVGDIPVREQGNDVFVSIGEMARQLGCYPKTLNDGLLIRKGSASIQVVPNAAAVWLGYEIIPLRRKAFLADQRWWMDSESALLVMEKLLIKSGEKARLKWNGVGDGGPAPSEEEPRPVAIKPVLPEPSPSDKVVGTAGNISVRWGNHEDRVRMVLEYSGKLNYRNVSGGVEIETDGRLSTVPPDSSISVKTVSFGGRWRLSAVASGWISKSFELESPKRLVVDFMRPSSSVTPEKPVQAGPKPAPISHKKPPRKGKPLVVIDAGHGGKDPGAVANGYREKIVALQIAKRLASHVRALGMDARLTRDDDRYLKLNTRTTLANRWDADAFVSVHLNALPKGRHAKGVEIYIMALPTDKDAMALAKIENAEIVNGSNGNGGDKTDILLSILGDMQQNNKIQESTSFAEALFASGKGGGLPMRRVAQAPFYVLRGAAMPAVLVETGFISEKSEARLLANPSYQEKLAKALAKGIAAYLK from the coding sequence ATGTTACGTTGGCCGGGTCCTAAAATACTGATCACGGCCCTGTGCGTCTTTCTTTTGGCTGGAAGTGCCTGGGCCGGGTGGCTTCTCTCCGAAAACGGAAATCCCGTAGGGGATATCCCCGTCAGAGAGCAGGGGAATGACGTGTTTGTATCCATAGGAGAGATGGCTCGCCAACTGGGTTGCTATCCTAAGACCCTAAACGACGGTTTGCTCATTAGAAAGGGTTCGGCCAGCATTCAGGTGGTTCCGAACGCCGCCGCCGTATGGCTCGGATACGAGATAATTCCGCTTCGTCGAAAGGCCTTCCTGGCTGACCAGAGATGGTGGATGGATTCAGAGTCGGCTCTTTTGGTGATGGAAAAGCTCCTGATAAAATCCGGCGAGAAGGCACGGCTTAAATGGAACGGCGTCGGAGACGGCGGCCCCGCTCCGTCCGAGGAGGAGCCTCGGCCTGTGGCGATAAAACCAGTCCTACCTGAGCCTAGTCCGTCCGATAAAGTCGTTGGCACCGCGGGAAACATCTCCGTGAGATGGGGTAACCACGAGGATCGGGTCAGGATGGTCTTGGAGTACTCTGGGAAACTCAACTATCGAAACGTTTCCGGAGGGGTTGAAATCGAGACCGACGGCAGGCTATCGACCGTTCCTCCCGACTCTTCAATATCGGTGAAAACCGTCAGCTTCGGAGGGCGATGGCGTCTGTCTGCCGTGGCCTCCGGATGGATCAGCAAGTCCTTCGAGCTGGAGTCTCCCAAGCGTTTGGTTGTCGATTTCATGCGCCCCTCCTCCTCAGTGACACCGGAGAAGCCGGTTCAGGCCGGTCCGAAACCGGCTCCGATTTCCCATAAAAAGCCGCCCCGTAAGGGGAAACCCTTGGTGGTCATCGATGCGGGGCACGGAGGGAAGGATCCAGGCGCAGTAGCAAACGGATACAGGGAAAAGATCGTTGCCCTTCAGATAGCGAAGAGGCTGGCCTCTCACGTCAGGGCATTGGGAATGGATGCCAGGCTGACAAGGGATGACGACAGATACCTGAAGCTCAATACCAGGACCACCCTTGCGAACCGATGGGACGCCGATGCCTTCGTCAGCGTGCATCTGAACGCTCTGCCTAAGGGCCGCCATGCCAAGGGGGTAGAGATATATATCATGGCCCTGCCCACCGATAAAGACGCAATGGCCCTGGCAAAGATAGAAAATGCGGAGATCGTCAACGGATCCAACGGTAACGGAGGGGACAAGACCGACATTTTGCTGAGCATTCTCGGCGATATGCAGCAGAACAACAAGATTCAGGAGAGCACCAGCTTCGCCGAGGCTCTTTTCGCTTCGGGGAAAGGCGGGGGATTGCCTATGAGACGGGTAGCTCAGGCTCCTTTTTACGTTCTCAGAGGTGCGGCTATGCCTGCCGTGTTGGTCGAAACTGGATTTATATCGGAAAAATCGGAAGCCAGGCTTTTGGCCAATCCCTCCTATCAGGAAAAGTTGGCCAAGGCTCTGGCCAAGGGAATAGCGGCATATCTGAAATGA
- the secG gene encoding preprotein translocase subunit SecG — MKTTLAIVHILLCLVLMAVVLMQHRKQGGFGGIFGGGSQADMGPNQWQRFTGLTKITVVVTTLFMVTSVALVIL; from the coding sequence ATGAAAACCACATTGGCTATCGTCCACATATTACTCTGCCTTGTGCTTATGGCGGTCGTTTTGATGCAGCACAGGAAACAGGGCGGATTTGGCGGGATCTTTGGAGGCGGCAGTCAGGCCGACATGGGGCCCAACCAGTGGCAACGTTTCACCGGATTAACTAAAATCACCGTGGTCGTCACCACTCTCTTCATGGTGACCTCGGTCGCTTTGGTTATACTCTAG
- the rph gene encoding ribonuclease PH — translation MAKNCVLESRADGRSGYDMREVSFQRDFSCYAEGSCLVSFGKTKVLCTASVEEKVPPFLRGSDRGWVTAEYSLLPRSTSTRVSRDISRGRLNGRSSEIQRLVGRSLRAAVDMESLGERTIWIDCDVLQADGGTRSAAVTGGFVALVDALRHLWRIDKLKSIPLRSYVAAVSVGKISGKLLTDLCYDEDSRAEVDMNVVMDGLGRLIEIQGTGEKDTFSRDEMNGMLDLASKSVEELIALQERALEMDGEEMEAIASS, via the coding sequence ATGGCGAAAAACTGCGTTTTGGAAAGCAGGGCGGACGGAAGATCCGGCTACGATATGAGGGAGGTCTCCTTCCAGAGAGATTTTTCCTGTTACGCCGAGGGGTCCTGCCTGGTCTCTTTCGGAAAGACAAAGGTGCTGTGTACCGCTTCGGTCGAGGAAAAGGTCCCCCCTTTCCTGAGAGGGTCCGATAGGGGATGGGTCACAGCGGAATACTCTTTGCTGCCCAGATCGACCTCGACTCGGGTGTCAAGGGATATCTCCAGGGGAAGGTTGAACGGCAGAAGCAGCGAGATTCAGAGACTGGTGGGCCGGTCCCTGAGGGCTGCCGTAGATATGGAGTCGCTGGGAGAGAGGACTATCTGGATAGATTGCGACGTCCTCCAGGCCGACGGAGGAACGAGATCCGCCGCAGTCACCGGGGGGTTCGTGGCCTTGGTTGACGCTCTGCGTCATCTGTGGAGAATCGACAAGTTAAAGTCGATTCCTCTCAGATCCTACGTGGCTGCCGTAAGCGTAGGAAAGATCTCCGGAAAACTCCTGACCGATCTGTGTTACGACGAGGACAGCCGTGCAGAGGTCGATATGAACGTCGTTATGGACGGTCTAGGACGTCTTATAGAAATACAGGGCACAGGCGAGAAGGATACCTTTTCTCGGGATGAGATGAACGGCATGCTGGACCTGGCTTCTAAGTCGGTGGAAGAACTGATAGCCCTTCAGGAGAGGGCCCTGGAGATGGACGGAGAGGAGATGGAAGCGATTGCGTCTTCGTAA